In the Prochlorococcus marinus CUG1438 genome, GTTTGTTTTAAGACTTAAAACACCCAAAGCAATTTGGAAAAACAAGAGAAAAATAAGTGCTGAGAGATATTTCCAATTTTCATTAAGTAAATTTCTCTTATAAATTGCAGTAGCAATAATTAATAGAATTGAAAAAGCAATTGGAAAAGCAAATAATTTATGAGTATTTAGAATTAGACATTGTTTATTAAAAGATAAGCAAATATGTGCTGACCAAGTAGATGAAAGCCTTACACCAATAAAAGATTGAATCAGGGTAAGTAAAAGAGGAACAAACAATAATAATCTCCACCAAATTAATGGCTCTTCTATGTCGTCATTTTCTAAATTTTGATTTATTGAAATTGTTGTGATGAGAAGTAGAAAAGCTATTAAAAGATGGCCAGTGACAGTATATGAATCAAGCAGGTTTATTACTGTTAAAGCTCCAAAAGATCCTTGGACAATAACGAGAAAAAGTAATAATGAATAAGTTTTAGGTAACCAATTTGGAATTTCATTTTTCCATATTATTGAAAGGGTAAATTTAAAAAGAATTAATATACCAACCAGAAAAGCATCTAGACGATGAAACCACTCTAGAAATACTCTTAAGTTCATATGATTAAAAGGCAAAAAAGATCCATAACACAATGGCCAGTCTGGGCAGGCAAGTCCCGCCTCCATTACTCTGGTAGCACCTCCAATTACGATTAGTGCGATGAGTGCGAGTACACTATGACTTCCCAACCTTTTAAAAATTGTCAGATATTTTGATTTATATAATTGGTTATTAATCAAATGGATAAAACCTATTATTTTGCATAATAAATTAGATTCAAAAACCAAACATTAATTAAAAATTAATATCTTTAATTTAAAAAATAATTGACTAATTTAATCTTTTTTCCCTGACAATTAACTCTAAAAAGTTATTAATAATACGCCTTTTATTTCATAAATCTTAAGAAGTTGTGAATTTAAATGTTTTTCTTTTAACAAAGGATGCAGGATTAAAAAAATTGAATATCTTGAGGATATAAATACAAATTTTAAGGAATCAATTGTTAAATAAAAACATTTATTTAATACTAATTATTTCTCTCGTTTTTGCTATATCTTTTTGGATTGGTTTTAATGTAAATTTGCTCCCAGCGGAAGCAAGTATTAATGCACCAATTTACGATGAACTTTTTAAAATTCTTTTCATTATTGGATTAATTATTTTTATAGGAATGACAATAGCAGTTATTTATAGCTTATTTAAATTTAGGAAAAGAAATGATCAGATAGGCGATGGTATAGCTTTAGAGGGAAATTTAAGCTTAGAAATTGTGTGGACAATTATCCCTTCAATAATTGTTTTATTAATAGGTCTATATAGCTACAACATCTACGATCGAATGGGAGGGATGAAAGAACTAAATCATAACCATGAAATGATGAGTTCTAATACTGAAAAAATATGGGCTGGAATAAGTCAAACTTCTGATAATGAAATAGCTATAAATAATTTATCAATTGAAGTTTCGGCTATGCAATTTGCATTTCTATTCAATTATCCCAAGGGCAATTTCATATCAGGAGAACTACACGTTCCTGTTGATCAAAAAGTATCAATGAAAATGGAATCCAAAGATGTAATTCATGCTTTTTGGGTACCAGAGTTCAGAATTAAGCAGGATATTATTCCTGGACAACCAACTATCCTAAATTTCACTCCTACAAAAGTAGGAAAATATCCGATAATTTGTGCAGAATTATGTGGCCCATATCATGGAGGAATGAGAGCCTCGATAGTTGTTGAAGAAGAATCTGATTACAACGAATGGTTTAACAAAAATAAAAAACCCGAGGTAAATTTATGACAATATCAATTGATCCACAAAAAACTAATAATGAAAGTCTTCAACCCAAAGGCTGGCTTAGATACTTTAGTTTTAGCCTTGATCATAAAGTAATTGGGATTCAATACTTGGTTTGCGGTTTTCTCTTCTATTTAATAGGAGGAACTTTAGCGAGCGCTATAAGAATTGAACTGGCCAGCCCAATGTCTGATTTTATGCCAAGGGATGTTTATAACCAAGTTTTAACTTTACACGGAACAATAATGATATTCCTTTGGATAGTTCCTGTAGTTAACGGTGCTTTTGGAAATTATTTAATTCCATTTTATGTAGGTGCGAGAGATATGGCATTCCCAAGATTAAATGCAGTAGCTTTTTGGTTAATTCCTCCTTCAGGTTTGATGCTGGTAGCTAGCTATTTTGTTGATGGTGCTGCTCAAGCTGGATGGACTGCTTATCCACCTTTGAGCATAACTACTCCTCAATCGGGACAAATTATTTGGATTCTGAGTGTTCTATTACTTGGAGGCAGTTCTATATTTGGTGGAATCAACTTTATAGCGACCATTATCAAATTAAGAAGGCCAGGATTAAAACTTATGCAATTGCCAATGTATTGTTGGGCAATGCTTGGAACAAGTCTATTAGTTGTTTTGTCAACTCCTGTATTAGCTGGCACTTTAATTCTACTTAGCTTCGACATTATTGCTAATACAGGGTTTTTCAATCCTGTCTTGGGTGGCAATGTCGTAGTTTATCAGCATTTATTTTGGTTTTATTCTCATCCAGCTGTATACATTATGGTCCTTCCTGCCTTTGGTTTAGTTAGTGAAATACTTCCTGTACATGCTAGAAAACCACTTTTTGGATATACAACAATGGTTTTTTCAATAATGGGGATAGTAGTTTTAGGTTTAGTTGTTTGGGCTCATCACATGTTTACGAGTGGAACGCCCCCTTGGATGAGATTGTTCTTTACTATTGCCACGGCATTCATTGCTGTTCCAACTGGTATAAAATTTTTCAATTGGGTTGCAACATTATGGGGAGGTAAAATTTCCATCAATAGTGCAATGTTATTCTCTTGCGGATTTATTATAAATTTTGTTTTTGGAGGTATCACAGGAGTTGCTTTGGCACAGGTACCTTTCGATATTCACGTACATGATACCTATTTCGTTGTAGCCCATTTTCATTACATAGTTTATGGAGGGACTGTTTTTATTATTTTCTCTTCAATTTATCATTGGTTCCCAAAAGTAACTGGGAAAATGCTCAATGAAAAATTAGGGATTTTACATTTTATCATTACCTTTATTGGATTTAACTTGTGCTTTGCTCCTCAACATTGGCTTGGTTTAAATGGAATGCCAAGAAGAGTTGCAGAATATGATCCTCAATTCCAGTTCGTTAATCAAATTAGTAGCCTTGGGGCTCTTTTAATGGCTATAAGCACAATTCCTTTTTTAATTAATGTTTTCCTTAGTTTTAGAAATGGAAAAGATGCTGGAGATAACCCTTGGAATGCTCTTACACCTGAATGGTTAACATCTTCTCCACCTCCAGTTGAAAATTGGGAAGGAGAAGCACCATTAGTTGAAGAACCTTATGGTTATGGTAAAGAAATTTCTGAACAAAAATAAAAACATATGACAACTCTAGATAGCTCAAAAGAAATTCAAAAAAATAATTCTGAAGTCAATGAAACACATGCAGACTTCAGAATGTTTGGTCTTATAACATTCCTAATTGCGGACGGAATGACTTTTGCAGGATTCTTTGCTGCTTATCTAACTTATAAAGCAGTAAATCCATTACCTGATGGTGCTATTTATGAATTAGAACTTCCAATACCTACACTCAATACAATTTTATTACTTGTTAGTAGTGCAACTTTCCATAAAGCAGGTAAAGCACTTTTAAAAGATAAAAACTCTGATTCCCAAAAATGGTTGTTTTTTACTGCTTTTCTTGGAATTATATTTTTAATATGTCAATTATTTGAATATTTTCATTTACCCTTTGGATTAACCGATAATTTATTTGCAAGTACTTTTTATGCTCTTACTGGTTTTCATGGATTACATGTCACTTTGGGCACTTTAATGATTTTAATTATTGCTTGGCAATCGAGAATCAATGGTGGAAGATTAACTAGTCAAAATATGTTCCCATTGGAAGCTGTTGAGTTGTACTGGCATTTTGTAGATGGAATATGGGTTATTTTATTTATTATTTTGTATCTTTTATAAAAACTTAATTTAAAAAAAATAAATATATCTTTTATTAATTTATATTGCCACAGTTCTCCTTTTTAGTAAGAATATATAGTTAGAAATTTATCAGATAATGCTTGAAGGAAAAGAACTTCTTGAAAAAGCAAAATTATTAAGTAAAAAATCAGAAGATGAGATAGCAAAAGGTTGTGGGTACGTAGGTCCTAGCGGAAGAATCTTAAGAAAAAGTTTTTATAAAGCGCTTATCGAAGCTAAGGGTTACAAAATAGGAAATGGTCGTCAGGGGAAAAACGCTAATAGAGCTTCAAGAGGCAGACAGACAGAATTCAAAACTAAAGTTCATGGCAATGGGAACCTATTAATTGGTCATGCCTACACCAAAAAATTAGGTCTAGAACCTGGTCAGGAATTTAAAATTGATCTTAAAAAAGATTCAAAAACAATTTATTTAATTCCATTAAATTAAAAATATATTTTACCAACCGTTTTCTTTAAGCCATTCCGAAGAAATATTATTTGAAGACAAATCTTGATTACTATTTTTATTAAATAAAAGTAATTTCTCTACATATTTAATTAGTGCATCTGCTTCAAGGTTTACGCTGTCGCCGAGATTCAATTTATTCAGATTTGTGTTATGCCAAGTATGAGGAATTATCGCAATAGTAAATATTTCCCCTTCCTGTTCATATTTTGCAATTGTAAGACTTATACCATTTACACAAATACTACCTTTGTTAACTACATATTTCGAAAAAATGCTATTTTCCCACTTTATAGATAAAAGCCAGGATTTCTCTAATTTTTCTATATTCTCAACTGTTCCAAGGCCATCAACATGTCCACTGACTATATGCCCTCCTAGACGGTCAGAGACTCTAAGAGCAGGCTCCAAATTAACAATCTGATTTAGGTTCGACTTTACTCCTAAAGTTGTTTTTTTTAATGTCTCCTCACTAACATCAACAGTAAATTTATTTTGAAAAATCTCTTTAACTGTCAAGCAAATTCCATCAACAGCAATGCTGTCACCAATTGCCATATCAAATAAATTATCTAGAATTTCAATTTCTAAAATATTTTTTTCTTGTCTTAGTTTTCCAACTGATTGAATTATTCCTGTAAACATAGTTTAAAAAAAATATTTTTGCAAAATTTTGTATTTACTTTAATTTACTTTAAATCATTTTCAACTATAAATAAATTAAAGAGTAAATAAAAAGAAATTGATCATATTTAGATGATTATTAATTCACAAAAAAGATCATTTGGTAGAGGGGCGAAAGTGAGCTTATTCACTTTGGGGACAATGCGAGCAACTGAAAGTCTCGAAAAAATGTATAGCATAATAAAAAGTGCATATTATGTAGGAATTAACCACATAGAAACAGCTCCCTCTTATGGTGATGCTGAATCACTTATTGGAAATTCAATAAAAAAATTAGCAATAGAAGAGAATATAAAAGAAAATAATTGGGTGATTACTTCCAAAGTTTTACCAAAGGGTGATTTTGACTTTTTAAAAAATAATTTCAAAAAATCTCTTAAAAATTTAAATCGCGAGAGAATTAATAATCTTGCAATTCACGGACTCAACTTAAAACAACATCTAGATTGGGTTCTTTCTGGAGAGGGTAAGAAATTCATTTCTTGGATACTTGAGAAGGAACTAGTTGATCAAGTCGGTTTTAGTTCTCACGGAAGTTATTCACTAATTAAAGATGCAATTAACTGTGAAGTTTTTACTTTTTGTAGTCTTCATTTACATTATTTAGATCAATCTAAGATTGCTTTAGCAGAGGAAGCTATAAAAAAAGGTATGGGCGTTTTAGCAATATCACCTGCAGATAAAGGCGGTAGATTGTATTCTCCAAGCGATATTTTGATAGAGGCCTCTAAGCCTTTTCATCCATTAGAATTAGCTTATCGATTTCTGCTGGCTAAAGGCATTACAACTTTGTCGTTGGGTGCGACAAACAAAAAAGATTTTGAATTTGCGCATAAACTTAGAAACTCCTTAGAGAAGCTTACAAAACTTGAAAAAAGCGCCCTTAATAAAATTGAGGAAGTTTCTAATAAAAGATTAAACTCAACCAAATGTGAACAATGTAGATCTTGTCTTCCATGTCCAAATGAAGTGCCTATTCCAGAAATACTTCGTTTAAGAAATATATCTCTTGGTTATGGGCAATTAGAATTTGCAAAAGAAAGATACAATTTAATAGGAAAAGCTGGCCACTGGTGGGAAGAAAAAAATTCCTCATATTGTAAAGAATGCAATGAATGTGTTCCTAGATGTCCTAGTAAATTAGATATACCAAATTTATTAAAGGAAACTCATAACTTATTAATTGAAAATCCTACAAAAAGATTATGGGGATAAGGACTCATTCCAGATATTTTTAAGATTAATTTTTTGTTTATTTGTTAAGACAGGGAAAGACCAACTATTTTCCCAACATTTCTCAGAAGGTCCTGAGGTGGGAAGCATTTCAGTTTTATATTTACTTTGCAAATAATCACTATTGAATGGAAGATACCAACCCTGGCTTACTAATTTATCTACTATTGATTTATTTTCTAAAGATTTAATCCATTTCATTAATATTGCATTATTTAGATTTGATCGACTAAGAAGAAAATGCCACATCAAAGGTACGCCTTGGCTCGGGAAAACTAAAGAAAGCCTTGGATCTATTTTTAAATATTTTGAACAGAGACTATAAGGAACTATTGCTACACAAGCATCAGAATTAATCAACCAATTGAGTATATTTTTATCATCAAATAACATTGCTTGGCTTTTGAGTTTTTTTAAAGAATTCGATGAATTAATTTTTTTAGCAATTGACAATAATATTCTAGGACTTTGTGGAAAAATAACTTTTCCCGTTAATTTTTTAGAAAGGAGGAAATCCCAAGAAGTTCTAGCTAAATTTACTAATTCTTTATTATTTTTAATAATAATTGTGTAAGGTACAACTCCAATAGGAAATAATTTACTCCTTTGATTTTCATTAAAACTTTCTAAAAAATCTATCGATCTCTTATCTAAATTTTCGGTCAAAGGGAATTGATTGATTTTTTCGAATTCAGCAAAATTTATATTACTAATCCAGCCATCATTTATTAATGTAAAATCAGAATTTAAAATTGTGTTCCTATTTTTTTGTGGCTGGATACTTTCAAAATTAATTTTTTCCTGCTTCCAATCTTTTGGAATCGATTCTTTAAAAGATTGTGGATAAAAAGAACTTTGTAGTGCTATCTTTACTTTTTTTTGAAGATTACTGCAAGAGCTCAAGAGAAATAGTAGCGAAAGTTTTCCGCAATTTAAAAATTCTCGTCTCGTCGCAAATTTTGAAACCATTCAGTAATCCTTCTATAAAGAAATTTGACCTAGTCCCTTCATCATTTCCAGATTTTGTTGACACAATGAAACTATTGCGTCATTTTTGAATCCATTTAAGAAAGCAAGTAATGATATTCCACCAGCACCTACTCCTTCTTTAACATGACCCACTTCATAATCCTTTAATTCTTTGAAGATTGACGATTTAAAATTTAAAGGGCTTGCTAAACCTAATAAATTGACATCATATTTCGCATTTATTAAATTCAATAAATCATTTAGAGAGTTATCTTTCATAAGCCAGCCAGTTGTTGCAACAAAAA is a window encoding:
- a CDS encoding heme A synthase, which gives rise to MINNQLYKSKYLTIFKRLGSHSVLALIALIVIGGATRVMEAGLACPDWPLCYGSFLPFNHMNLRVFLEWFHRLDAFLVGILILFKFTLSIIWKNEIPNWLPKTYSLLLFLVIVQGSFGALTVINLLDSYTVTGHLLIAFLLLITTISINQNLENDDIEEPLIWWRLLLFVPLLLTLIQSFIGVRLSSTWSAHICLSFNKQCLILNTHKLFAFPIAFSILLIIATAIYKRNLLNENWKYLSALIFLLFFQIALGVLSLKTNLNEPIFIIGHQLNASLFIAILTTLIFRNPFTKKGLNHSLNSQMVGVNS
- the coxB gene encoding cytochrome c oxidase subunit II, whose amino-acid sequence is MLNKNIYLILIISLVFAISFWIGFNVNLLPAEASINAPIYDELFKILFIIGLIIFIGMTIAVIYSLFKFRKRNDQIGDGIALEGNLSLEIVWTIIPSIIVLLIGLYSYNIYDRMGGMKELNHNHEMMSSNTEKIWAGISQTSDNEIAINNLSIEVSAMQFAFLFNYPKGNFISGELHVPVDQKVSMKMESKDVIHAFWVPEFRIKQDIIPGQPTILNFTPTKVGKYPIICAELCGPYHGGMRASIVVEEESDYNEWFNKNKKPEVNL
- the ctaD gene encoding cytochrome c oxidase subunit I, with protein sequence MTISIDPQKTNNESLQPKGWLRYFSFSLDHKVIGIQYLVCGFLFYLIGGTLASAIRIELASPMSDFMPRDVYNQVLTLHGTIMIFLWIVPVVNGAFGNYLIPFYVGARDMAFPRLNAVAFWLIPPSGLMLVASYFVDGAAQAGWTAYPPLSITTPQSGQIIWILSVLLLGGSSIFGGINFIATIIKLRRPGLKLMQLPMYCWAMLGTSLLVVLSTPVLAGTLILLSFDIIANTGFFNPVLGGNVVVYQHLFWFYSHPAVYIMVLPAFGLVSEILPVHARKPLFGYTTMVFSIMGIVVLGLVVWAHHMFTSGTPPWMRLFFTIATAFIAVPTGIKFFNWVATLWGGKISINSAMLFSCGFIINFVFGGITGVALAQVPFDIHVHDTYFVVAHFHYIVYGGTVFIIFSSIYHWFPKVTGKMLNEKLGILHFIITFIGFNLCFAPQHWLGLNGMPRRVAEYDPQFQFVNQISSLGALLMAISTIPFLINVFLSFRNGKDAGDNPWNALTPEWLTSSPPPVENWEGEAPLVEEPYGYGKEISEQK
- a CDS encoding heme-copper oxidase subunit III; translated protein: MTTLDSSKEIQKNNSEVNETHADFRMFGLITFLIADGMTFAGFFAAYLTYKAVNPLPDGAIYELELPIPTLNTILLLVSSATFHKAGKALLKDKNSDSQKWLFFTAFLGIIFLICQLFEYFHLPFGLTDNLFASTFYALTGFHGLHVTLGTLMILIIAWQSRINGGRLTSQNMFPLEAVELYWHFVDGIWVILFIILYLL
- a CDS encoding transcriptional regulator; this translates as MLEGKELLEKAKLLSKKSEDEIAKGCGYVGPSGRILRKSFYKALIEAKGYKIGNGRQGKNANRASRGRQTEFKTKVHGNGNLLIGHAYTKKLGLEPGQEFKIDLKKDSKTIYLIPLN
- a CDS encoding riboflavin synthase, whose product is MFTGIIQSVGKLRQEKNILEIEILDNLFDMAIGDSIAVDGICLTVKEIFQNKFTVDVSEETLKKTTLGVKSNLNQIVNLEPALRVSDRLGGHIVSGHVDGLGTVENIEKLEKSWLLSIKWENSIFSKYVVNKGSICVNGISLTIAKYEQEGEIFTIAIIPHTWHNTNLNKLNLGDSVNLEADALIKYVEKLLLFNKNSNQDLSSNNISSEWLKENGW
- a CDS encoding aldo/keto reductase; the protein is MIINSQKRSFGRGAKVSLFTLGTMRATESLEKMYSIIKSAYYVGINHIETAPSYGDAESLIGNSIKKLAIEENIKENNWVITSKVLPKGDFDFLKNNFKKSLKNLNRERINNLAIHGLNLKQHLDWVLSGEGKKFISWILEKELVDQVGFSSHGSYSLIKDAINCEVFTFCSLHLHYLDQSKIALAEEAIKKGMGVLAISPADKGGRLYSPSDILIEASKPFHPLELAYRFLLAKGITTLSLGATNKKDFEFAHKLRNSLEKLTKLEKSALNKIEEVSNKRLNSTKCEQCRSCLPCPNEVPIPEILRLRNISLGYGQLEFAKERYNLIGKAGHWWEEKNSSYCKECNECVPRCPSKLDIPNLLKETHNLLIENPTKRLWG